The window AAAAATCGTTCTCGGCGTCAGCGGCGGTATTGCCGCCTATAAAACCCCTGAACTGGTGCGTCGCCTGCGCGAACGCGGCGCCGATGTCCGTGTGGCAATGACCGAGGCGGCTAAAGCCTTTATCACCCCACTCAGCCTGCAGGCGGTTTCCGGGTATCCCGTGTCCGACAGCCTGCTAGATCCAGCGGCGGAAGCCGCAATGGGCCATATTGAACTGGGGAAATGGGCCGATCTGGTGATTCTCGCTCCTGCGACGGCGGATCTCATCGCGCGGGTTGCGGCCGGTATGGCCAACGATCTGGTTTCCACGATTTGTCTGGCGACACCGGCGCCCGTTGCTGTCCTGCCAGCAATGAACCAGCAGATGTATCGCGCCGCGGCCACTCAGCATAATCTGGAACAGCTTGCCTCCCGCGGTCTGTTAATCTGGGGGCCGGATAGCGGCAGTCAGGCCTGCGGAGACGTGGGGCCGGGCCGTATGCTGGATCCGTTAACCATTGTCGATATGGCCGCGGCGCATTTCTCACCCGCCGCCACTCTGCAACATCTCAACATCATGATTACTGCGGGTCCGACGCGTGAGCCGCTCGATCCGGTCCGTTATATTTCCAATCACAGTTCCGGCAAAATGGGCTTTGCGATTGCCGCCGCCGCAGCGCGACGCGGGGCGAACGTTACGCTGGTTGCCGGTCCCGTCACCTTACCAACGCCGCCGTTCGTGCAGCGCGTTGACGTGATGACCGCGCTGGAAATGGAAGCAGCAGTGCAGTCCACCATACAGCAACAGCATATTTTTATCGGCTGTGCGGCTGTCGCCGACTATCGGGCAGCCGCCGTCGCCAGTGAAAAAATAAAAAAACAGGCGACGCAGGGCGATGAATTAACAGTAAAAATGGTTAAAAACCCCGATATCATCGCCGGGGTCGCCGCGCTGAAAGATCATCGTCCTTTTGTCGTTGGGTTTGCCGCGGAAACAAATAATGTGGAAGAATACGCCCGGCAAAAACGTATCCGCAAAAACCTTGATATGATCTGCGCTAACGACGTTTCGCTATCAACTCAAGGATTTAATAGCGACAGCAACGCATTACACCTTTTCTGGCAGGATGGAGATAAAGTCTTACCGCTTGAGCGGAAAGCGCTCCTGGGCCAATTATTACTCGACGAGATCGTGACCCGTTATGATGAAAAAAATCGACGTTAAGATTCTGGACCCGCGTGTCGGCAAGCAGTTCCCGCTGCCGACGTATGCCACCTCCGGTTCCGCCGGACTTGACCTGCGAGCCTGTCTGGATGACGCCGTAGAGCTGGCGCCGGGCGCAACCACGCTGCTGCCGACCGGGCTGGCTATTCATATCGCCGATCCGTCACTGGCTGCGGTTATCCTGCCGCGTTCCGGCCTTGGCCATAAGCATGGTATCGTGCTGGGGAATCTGGTTGGTCTGATTGACTCAGACTACCAGGGACAGCTGATGGTATCTGTCTGGAACCGCGGTCAGGACAGCTTCACTATTGAACCAGGTGAACGTATCGCGCAGATGGTCTTTGTACCGGTTGTGCAGGCTGAATTTAATCTGGTGGAAGAGTTTGACGCCACCGATCGTGGTGAAGGTGGTTTCGGCCATTCAGGTCGTAAATAAGGCATTCACGCATCCCAATAACGTCATAACATCGCCGCAAACGCCATGTTTGCGGCCATAGCGTGGATGCTTGCCTGGCAAGTGCTTATTTTCAGGGGTATTTTGTAACATGGCAGAAAAACAAACTGCGAAAAGGAACCGTCGCGAAGAAATACTTCAGTCTCTGGCGCTGATGCTGGAATCCAGCGATGGAAGCCAACGCATCACAACGGCAAAACTGGCAGCTTCTGTCGGCGTTTCCGAAGCGGCGTTATATCGCCACTTTCCCAGCAAGACTCGCATGTTCGACAGCCTGATTGAGTTTATCGAAGACAGCCTGATCACCCGTATCAACCTGATACTGAAAGATGAAAAAGACACTAGCGCGCGGCTGCGTCTGATCGTGTTACTGATTCTGGGCTTCGGCGAACGCAATCCAGGCCTGACGCGTATCCTTACCGGCCACGCGCTGATGTTTGAACAGGACCGTTTGCAGGGCAGAATCAATCAGCTGTTTGAACGCATTGAGGCGCAATTACGTCAGGTGCTGCGGGAAAAACGTATGCGCGAAGGCGAAGGATACGTTACCGATGAAACGCTGCTGGCAAGCCAGCTGCTGGCCTTCTGTGAAGGGATGCTGTCACGCTTTGTGCGCAGCGAATTCAAATACCGTCCCACAGAGGACTTCGATGCCCGCTGGCCGCTGATTGCCGCGCAATTGCAGTAACGTCGTCGCCGGATGGCGGTTTCGCCTTATCCGGCCTGAAGATTGCCCGGCCCGCTAAGCGCAGCGCCACCGGGCAAAGATATTACACGCCGTATGCTTCCCGGTATGCCCGCACCGCAGCCAGATGCTCCGCCATCTCGGGCTTCTCTTCCAGATAGGCAATCAGGTCTTTCAGAGTGATAATCGAAATTACCTGGCAACCGTAATCGCGTTCCACTTCCTGGATGGCTGAAATTTCACCACGTCCACGCTCCTGACGATCTAAAGAGATCAGCACGCCTGCCAGCGTCGCGCCGTTGGCCTGGATAATTTCCATTGATTCGCGAATCGCGGTGCCGGCGGTGATCACATCGTCCACCAGCATAACGCGGCCTTCCAGCGCGCTGCCTACCAGATTCCCGCCTTCGCCGTGATCTTTCGCTTCCTTACGGTTAAAGCAGTACGGCAGGTCTTTGTCATGATGTTCCGCCAGCGCCACCGC is drawn from Citrobacter rodentium NBRC 105723 = DSM 16636 and contains these coding sequences:
- the coaBC gene encoding bifunctional phosphopantothenoylcysteine decarboxylase/phosphopantothenate--cysteine ligase CoaBC; this translates as MSLAGKKIVLGVSGGIAAYKTPELVRRLRERGADVRVAMTEAAKAFITPLSLQAVSGYPVSDSLLDPAAEAAMGHIELGKWADLVILAPATADLIARVAAGMANDLVSTICLATPAPVAVLPAMNQQMYRAAATQHNLEQLASRGLLIWGPDSGSQACGDVGPGRMLDPLTIVDMAAAHFSPAATLQHLNIMITAGPTREPLDPVRYISNHSSGKMGFAIAAAAARRGANVTLVAGPVTLPTPPFVQRVDVMTALEMEAAVQSTIQQQHIFIGCAAVADYRAAAVASEKIKKQATQGDELTVKMVKNPDIIAGVAALKDHRPFVVGFAAETNNVEEYARQKRIRKNLDMICANDVSLSTQGFNSDSNALHLFWQDGDKVLPLERKALLGQLLLDEIVTRYDEKNRR
- the dut gene encoding dUTP diphosphatase, which produces MMKKIDVKILDPRVGKQFPLPTYATSGSAGLDLRACLDDAVELAPGATTLLPTGLAIHIADPSLAAVILPRSGLGHKHGIVLGNLVGLIDSDYQGQLMVSVWNRGQDSFTIEPGERIAQMVFVPVVQAEFNLVEEFDATDRGEGGFGHSGRK
- the slmA gene encoding nucleoid occlusion factor SlmA, giving the protein MAEKQTAKRNRREEILQSLALMLESSDGSQRITTAKLAASVGVSEAALYRHFPSKTRMFDSLIEFIEDSLITRINLILKDEKDTSARLRLIVLLILGFGERNPGLTRILTGHALMFEQDRLQGRINQLFERIEAQLRQVLREKRMREGEGYVTDETLLASQLLAFCEGMLSRFVRSEFKYRPTEDFDARWPLIAAQLQ
- the pyrE gene encoding orotate phosphoribosyltransferase, giving the protein MKPYQRQFIEFALNKQVLKFGEFTLKSGRKSPYFFNAGLFNTGRDLALLGRFYAEALVDSAIEFDLLFGPAYKGIPIATTTAVALAEHHDKDLPYCFNRKEAKDHGEGGNLVGSALEGRVMLVDDVITAGTAIRESMEIIQANGATLAGVLISLDRQERGRGEISAIQEVERDYGCQVISIITLKDLIAYLEEKPEMAEHLAAVRAYREAYGV